The DNA window ATAATGTGGTTTAAAAACTTACTAATTTATCGTTTCACTCGTCCATTTGAATTAGATATTGAACAACTTGAAACCAAGTTAGCTGATTTCCCTTTTACCCCTTGTGGTAGCCAAGATTTATCTAAGTTCGGCTGGATCAAACCACTGGGTAAATCTGGTCAGGCTTTAACGCACGGCATTACAGATAACATCCTAATCTGTGCGAAGAAAGAAGACAGAGTATTACCCGCATCGGTTGTCAAAGACATGCTACAAGAAAAAGTCGACACAATTGAAGCAGAGCAAGGTCGTGGCCTAAAGAAAAAAGAAAAAGATGCGCTAAAAGAAGATATCGTTCATCAGCTACTCCCACGTGCATTCCCACGTAGCAGCCAAACATTTGCTTGGATTTGTCCTTCACAAGATTTACTAGTGGTTGACGCATCAAGCGCTAAAAAAGCCGAAGATCTCATCGCCTTATTACGTAAGTGTGTGGGTAGTCTACCCGTTGTACCTGTTGCTTTAACCACACCAGCGGATGTAACCATGACTGAATGGTTAAATAACGGCAGTGCTACACCGGGTTTTGAACTGGGTGATGAAGCTGAATTACGTTCTGCACTTGAACACGGTGGTATTATCCGTTGTAAAGAGCAAGACTTAACCAGTGACGAAATCCAACACCATCTTAACGCAGATAAGTTAGTGACAAAATTAGCTTTAGATTGGAGTGAATCACTCTCTTTCTTACTTGGCGAAGACATGTCGGTAAAACGTCTTAAATTTAGTGATCTGATTAAAGAACAAAATGACGATGTAGCGACAGAAGATTATGCCGCTAAGTTTGATGCTGATTTTACCTTAATGACAGGTGAGTTAATGCGTTTCATCCCAGAGCTAATCACAGCGTTAGGCGGTGAAGAAACAACAACGGCCAAATAATAGCTTTACAACGCAGCATACCTAAAATAGGTATGCTGCCCTCCAATTTTATGTCTCCCCCCCTACCTAACATGACAAGCCTGTCACAATTATTATTTTTCGTTCATAAAAACAACTGAATCAAGCTATTCAAGCCAGTAAAATAAAAATATAATTAAATAATAAGAAATTAGTAATCTTTAAAAAACATAAACTTAAATATTAATATTCATTTTTTATGACATTACAAAACCACTGTAATATTTCTGTCACAAAAGTTTGTTTTAATCCACCTCGTCAACTAACTGAAACAAATCTGTCATTCGATACAGATAAAACGGTACCTAGAGATGAAAAACAACGAAGCAATTGAATTGAACCCAAGCACAATGAAAAAAGTATTCAGCTGGGTAAGTGTAGCCGTATTGGTATACTTCGTATTAGTCGCAGTATCTACAGTAAGTGGAGGCTTTAAAATGTTCTCCGGTGGTAGCGCTGGTGCAGAACAAATTTTCGCTTTCGCAACTAATCCATTTGTCGCTTTACTATTGGGTATCCTAGTAACGGCATTAGTACAGTCTTCAAGTACGGTTACATCAGTAATTGTTGGTCTTGTTGCTGGCGGCCTACCAATTTCAATCGCAATCCCGATGGTAATGGGTGCAAACATGGGTACGACGATTACAAATACGTTCGTAAGCATGGGTCATATCCGTGACAAACAAGAATTCCAACGTGCATTCAGTGCAGCGACAGTGCATGATTTCTTTAACTTGCTTGCTGTTGCAATTTTCCTTCCACTGGAAATTGCATTCGGTATACTTGAGAAAATGGCAACTTACCTAGCAGACTTCTTCGTAGGTGGTAGCAGCTTAAGTATTAAAGAATTCAACTTTATTAAACCGTTAACGAAACCTGCGGTAAACCAAATTAAAGAACTTGCTGGTTCATTACCGATAGAAAGTAATGCAACAGGTCTAGTCATGGTATTTATTGGTATCTTCATGATTGGCTTTTCGGTAACCTTCCTCGGGAAAGTATTAAAATCAGTGATGGTTGGTCGTGCTAAAGCCGTGCTACACGGTGCAATCGGTCGCGGTCCAGTAAGTGGGATCTTATCTGGTACAGCGGTAACAGTAATGGTGCAATCATCATCAACAACAACAAGCTTAATGATTCCACTAGCCGGTAGCGGTGTATTCACTACACGTCAGATTTTCCCATTCACACTGGGTGCAAACATCGGTACAACTATTACCGCATTACTAGCAGCAACATCTATCAGTGGTGAGTTTGCAGAAGTAGCAATGACAATTGCACTGGTACACGTAATGTTCAACCTATTCGCAGTAGCACTTATCTACGGTATCCCTGCACTACGTGAGATTCCAATTAAGTGTGCTGAAGCATTAGCGCGTCAAGGCACTGAAAATAAGTTCATCGCTTTTGGTTATGTGATTGGTGCTTTCTTCGCACTACCTGGCCTGATGATTGTTTTTAACTAATATGACGGACAACTAATGGCTGTAAACAATTAGCCATCAATATAATTAAGCTCAGACTTGTTCTGAGCTTAATTATTTCCGACTTTGACATCACTATGCCACCAACCTTCCCTTGTAAATATCCGTGACACCTCTCAAGCACGATTAAATAAAACATGATCCAGATC is part of the Moritella viscosa genome and encodes:
- the rdgC gene encoding recombination associated protein RdgC, encoding MWFKNLLIYRFTRPFELDIEQLETKLADFPFTPCGSQDLSKFGWIKPLGKSGQALTHGITDNILICAKKEDRVLPASVVKDMLQEKVDTIEAEQGRGLKKKEKDALKEDIVHQLLPRAFPRSSQTFAWICPSQDLLVVDASSAKKAEDLIALLRKCVGSLPVVPVALTTPADVTMTEWLNNGSATPGFELGDEAELRSALEHGGIIRCKEQDLTSDEIQHHLNADKLVTKLALDWSESLSFLLGEDMSVKRLKFSDLIKEQNDDVATEDYAAKFDADFTLMTGELMRFIPELITALGGEETTTAK
- a CDS encoding putative transport protein; protein product: MKNNEAIELNPSTMKKVFSWVSVAVLVYFVLVAVSTVSGGFKMFSGGSAGAEQIFAFATNPFVALLLGILVTALVQSSSTVTSVIVGLVAGGLPISIAIPMVMGANMGTTITNTFVSMGHIRDKQEFQRAFSAATVHDFFNLLAVAIFLPLEIAFGILEKMATYLADFFVGGSSLSIKEFNFIKPLTKPAVNQIKELAGSLPIESNATGLVMVFIGIFMIGFSVTFLGKVLKSVMVGRAKAVLHGAIGRGPVSGILSGTAVTVMVQSSSTTTSLMIPLAGSGVFTTRQIFPFTLGANIGTTITALLAATSISGEFAEVAMTIALVHVMFNLFAVALIYGIPALREIPIKCAEALARQGTENKFIAFGYVIGAFFALPGLMIVFN